The following is a genomic window from Xenopus laevis strain J_2021 chromosome 2L, Xenopus_laevis_v10.1, whole genome shotgun sequence.
AGaataatattctaaaatatagatagtataatatacattataagtTCATGACTGAAGACGGACAGGAAGGGGTGGGCAAAGTACAATTCTGGGACAGAGATAGGTAAAAGAAGGAGGAGTACAAGACTGGGCAAGGATGGGAAGAGCAGGTGAAGGTGAATAGGAGTGGACAAGAATGGCACGATGTGGGTGAAGTACAGGTCTAGAATAATACATAGGATAAGGTATAATTTAGAAAGTAATTCTCTAGTATACTTTTATCAGCATTTGTGAATATTACTTCTAGAAAaaagttctgtaaaaaaaaatcctctgcaatATCTGTGTGCACTGAAGACTGGTTTGGGAGTGATAAATCTGATCTGCTTTGCACAGTCAATCTTTACAGAAGCCCCATGCAGCCTGCCCTTCCCAAGATAACGTATAGGATTTCTTTATGTTTCAGAGGCACAAGGAGATAGAGAGGGGGGAGTAATTGTGATCCCTGTACTATTTAAAGTAAATACATGATTCACAGAAActtgggtattataataaataatgtccccctgttgtaaaaaataaacagagacaGGCTGAAGCAGCCTACGTACAAGCAGGGcgagatttacatagtgggcgcccctaggcccatttccattcatcgcccctgtcccctcccctttatccgtacaaattttcatcatcaatggggattggcgcatgggaaatttaaaaaattattgtatctccagtgtatccccagtgtttttgaaccaatgtgggtgtggttgggcagcatgccacccccctaaaatcctgccgccctaggcccgggcctaggaggccttttcacaaatccgggcctaagTACAAGACTGGACAGAGAAAGAACAGCTTGGGTGAAGTAATGAACTGGACAGGCAGAAAAGGCAACAGTAAGGCAGGAATAAAACACAAACTGAAATAAGCTGAAGTCAGGACAGGCAGTAAACAAAGCAGATTCAGGGACAGGAACAGTGCTCTGGGTAGATCAAGCAAAGGTTAGAGGAAAGGGGAGGTTTTATAAGGCAAGGGAGTGACTCTGACTGGCTGGTGTTGGGGATTTATTACAGTACAAAAGCAATATTATAATCGCAGCTACCGTAATTACCTTCAGTGTTCAGTGAACTGCTATTTTATTGTGCAGTGTTATATTTACACGTGTAGTGCCCCTTTTTCCAAGTGTGAACTTGAAAATGAGCATTGCCCAAAACACATTGTGCAAATATAACACTGCACAATACATTTGCTGTTCACTGAGAATTGCGGACTGATATTGTTCAGTCAAGTGGTTAATCCATCATTGCCTGAAAGAAACACTGACTTCTTTGGTCAGTGGTTAAAAAAGTCAGTGAGAAACTGAGCAGTCTCTGGTTTGAATCAGTGCATAACACCTGATGGGACTAAAGGGTAGCGAAgcctaaaaataataatttgcctcACAGTACTGCTCTCATACTGTATCTGCCAAGCTACAATTGATGCAATTGAGAGTAATGTGTATTAGGTTCTTGGCTGGCCTTTAAGCAGAGTAATAGTATAACTTGTACATACGTGGACTGGACTTTTGGCTGCCAACTCAGCAACCCTTGTCCAAGTTGGCAGCCTGTTGTCCTGTGCAAAGAGAATGACATAAACAATGCATGTTTTCAAAGTTGTCTCTGGAAGCTCCTAATTTCTTTTTTCGTTAGTGTCTGTAACACAAAAACGCGAGAGTTTGCACATTGACACCAAAATTTGCTGTATGTGCCTGCACCCGTGCCGATGCAATGGTTCAGGGTGCAAGGAATGTAAGGGGCAGATTgtagcataggggctgattctcagcctgtccTTAGACACTAGTCTAACTACAACATATATAGAATAACAAAACTGTGATTACCCTGCCCTAAaactctttccaaaaatatttacacggaccatgtttttttttttttctcagggaGGAGCTTTCTTCTTTCTGGAACACGTGGCTTCCTCGGATGAAGCTAGCTGGCTTTGTTTCTTTCAGAAAATTCTAAATCCCACATGGAAACTTGTTTTTGATGGCTGTGATTtaagaaaattcacctggcaggAACTAGAAAATGCTAAATTCTCTACAGTGAAACTACGCCATATTCAGGCACGCACTATTATAAAGCCCGTAATCCCCCACATTGTTGGATATGCTGTAAAATAAACAAGACAAGCCAGCAAGAAAGAAAACTGTAACATTAGTTTGACTCGAACTACAGAAGACACACTCCCTCATGTATAATTTCTTGCAAACATTTCAAGATCCTTTTACAATTGTTACATTTTGCTAAATTTGAAATTGATAATTGTAAATGTTTTCcacatgttttttattattaaaaaagacaTGCCTTAACTGAAATCTGTTATATTTGAAATAAAGTGAATTTATGATTTCTACATACATTTTGTCTGTATTCAGAACCCTCATActaatatttttctcatttctctATAGttggtttaaagggcatgtaaagtctaaaatagaataaggctagaaatgctgtattttgtatactaaatataaacatgaacttactgcaccacaagcctaatcaaacaaataatttatgctttcaaagttggctacattGGGTCACcaaccatcttgtaactttgttaaacatctttgcaagactaagactgtgcacatgctcagtgtggtctgggctgcttagggattgtcataaacaaagctgcttgagttctgcatggctgggaagtaaggcgggggctccccctgctgttcataagtatgattgtttccctgctcagcagttagggactgtctgacaattcctttccacggcagtaaatgaagggagaatttcactgcatacagtcaggtttcttataaaaactgtagacattttctaattaaagtatattggagataggtttctttttcattaaagaaagtaaaaatgggattttatttttttgcctttacatgccctttaaaggaaaggtttacctccaaaatgaatacttaagcaacagattttataTCATATTGAGTTTCATACCAAAtattcttaccaaactggaatatataatgctatttaagtaaatattgcctgtttacatctcttgccttgaaccaccattttgtgatggtctgtgtgctgcctcagagatcacctgaccagaaatactgcagctctaactgtaacagaaagaagtgtggaagcaaaacacagaactctgtctgttaattggctcatgtgacctaacatgtatggctttttgttatgtttgtgtgcacagtaaatcgtACGGTCAAAGGAGGCAGCCTTATTTTTTGTCTGTGTGTTTGGAGTATTGCCTTAAAATGCTTATACACTGGCCAACAGTATGGATACCATATGACTGGACATACTCGCATATGGACGCATTCTATTGTTCTACTTCACTTCCATATTTGCTGATGTAACATGCACCCACCTTTAAAGTCTACAACCAACATTTGAATAGAATCTGTTGGGAATTCCCATTTTATAACTGTAAAAGCTACCATTTTAATTGCAGTGGCCTTGATATTCTTCATCTAAACCAAGTATTAGTATCATCTGGATTCtaccaacattaaaggggttatttatttttttaaatgaacttctaTCTCTCTGGAAACTTCAGACAACCACACTTCCTAAAAGTCAATGTTTCACGTGTACCAGGTGCCACACTACAGAGGTGTGCGATTGAGTTGGAAACGGCCATGTTTACCTACATTATATTTGGTTCTTACCTGCCTTACCAGATAAAAGACTATGCTCTAAATGTCTCCAATATGCCTCTAGAGCAAATCTTGCGCAATTCTCTGAGTTTATGAACTGGATGAATGGAGCATTTAACCAATCAATGACCTCAGTGGTTTTCCCAAATTACAATATCTAAAAAAGTTTGGATCCTCCACTGAGAGTTGCCCCATCAGGAAACACCTGGTCATCTGGGTCTGATGGAGAAGTCTCTGATTATGATTCAGGAAATGATGGGGATGCATCTTTTAATACAGATATGATGGAGCCTCTCATAAAAGGCAGTCAGAAAAACTGGATCTGGAAGAGCAAGGAGATCCTCCTAACAAAATAGATGTTTAAGTCTGTGTCCAAAAAGAATCATTTGTTCCCAGTGAACAAAGTCTTTCAATCCACTATTAATACAGAATAGGAGAACCCTGATAAGAAGCAGGTTCTCTTTTCCTGCCAAAACGGACTAAATCCTGGGACATTCCACCTATAGTAGATGCGACCATCACTAGTGTAGCCAGATAAACTATCCTTTCAGTTGTTGAAAAAAACTAGAGAGGAGGCAGTATGTGGTTTTAAAAAGAGACAATGTCGCTGTGGGAACTATACGTAAAGCAGCTATTGCCATAACTTCAATCACCAGAGCCAATAAAATATGGCTACTAGAGTTGGAAGCAGCAACAGAGAGAGAAGTTAATGGATATGCTTCAGGACATCAAAATGgcaaattattttacagtggAGGCATCTATGGACTCTATCAAGCTAGCGGGAAAATCTATGAGCTTGTCAGTGGTGGCCAAAAGGGGATTATGGCTAAAACATTGGAATGCAGAATCCCAGTCCAAGCACAATCTGTGTTCCCTTTGTTTCTTATTCGGCCCAGAGTTCGATCAGAAAATATCTAAAGCATCTGCTGGGAAATCCTTTTCTACGGCAAGAATGCAGAGAAAAGATACACCGCTAGCATTCCTAGGAATTCTTTTAGAGAAGCCAAACATTATAAACCTGGCAGACCTAGGAATCAGTCCTTTCCTGCAAAAAGGGCTGACCAGAAAACTTTAAGTACCAAGCATAACGGATAGGATTCAAGCATATATTCACAATACTCTCATCAGGAAAGACTTTGCCCAATAACCAATAAGAGTACAATGGATATAGTGACTCAAAAGTGTCACCACAGCATTAAGGCCTCTCAAATGGAATCTAGGAGGGACAGCTTGTATCTCTAGAGCTATACACTTGGATCCCTACTCTAAGGGAGTGCACCCAGCACTATATTCCTTAAACTTCTTCAGTGGAGCTCAGGCTGCTTACTTACTACCCTACTCCTAGCTATCACACCTAGTATGCTCTATGACAGAGTATCAGTAGTGAATtcatggatctgcacacacactatattctgcagtcggggacgtggcccctctttttatttttataccacgAACAAGATCAACGTTTCTGGGGGGGGTTAACCTCCCCTGACTGCAGATAATAGTGTGTGTGCAGATCTGTGAATTCTCTACTGATATGCTGTCATAGAGCACACAAGGTGTGATAGATATAACACTCTATTCAAATGTTGGTTGTAGACTTTAAAGGTGGGTGCATGTTACATCAGCAAATATGGAAGtgaagtagaaacaatagaatgcgTCCATATGCGAGTATGTTCAGTCATATGGTATCCATACTGCTGGCCAGTGTATAAGCATCTTAAGGCAATACTCCAAACGCAGGGACAAAAAAATAAGGCTGCCTCCTGGAATCGTACTATTCACTGTGCGCACAAATATACCAAaaaaaccatacttgttaggtcacatgagccaattaacagagttctgtcttttgcttccacacttctttctgttacagttagagctgcagtatttctggtcaggtgatctctaaagcagcacacagactatcacaaaatggtggttcctGTCCATACAGATGGAGTTCGCAAACGGAAGAGCCCAAAGCACATATCTTTAGCTTATATATACCTGAAGAGTGACACCTCCCTGTCTCTCGCTAAACTGCAAGAAGAGTCTTTAATCCAAGAAGAGGATCTAAAACTAAGAACTTGTTTCTATGTCTAAGCTTTAGGGGTCCGCCAGAACAAATGGGTAactatttatcagtcccctacactgGCCTTGGCTCTTAATCTCCTGGTTACTCTGGAAAAGTTGTGGCCTGGTGGCAACTCTAGCGTGGTCAACTGAAATGGTGGCAACTGCAGAAAGTGAAGAGAATGTGCAACCCTTCTCCATATGATGATGCATTGGCAGATGGATTTTCAATGGTCAGATCATCTGCAATCCAAAAGAATCAACATTATCTGTGGAAACAGCCCCCCCCAAACCTggtagttgtgtgtgtgtgtgtgtgtatatatatatccttaagaAAGGCCCTAAaaagggccgaaacgttggatatgcattaaagggatactgtcatgggaaaaaaattttttttcaaaatgaatcagttaatagtgctgctccagcagaattctgcactgacagatttttttatattcaattttgaaatctgacatagggctagacattttgtcaatttcccagctgcccctggtcatgtgacttgtgcctgcactttaggagagaaatgctttctggcaggctgctgtttttctttttcaatgtaactgaatgtgtctcagtgggatatgggtttttactattgagtgttgttcttagatctaccaggcagctgttatcttgtgttagggagctgctatctggttaccttcccattgttctgtttggctgctggggggaaagggagaggggtgatatcactccaacttgcagtacagccagtagcgtaactagatattactgggccccacagcaaattgtttttcaggcccccaaaatttttagcagttgacttgttttaccaatatttatttaaactgtatatgaattagggcctcgtggggcccctatacctcctgggcccccctgcaggcgcagggtctgcttcctctatagttacgcccctgagtacagcagtaaagagtgattgaagtttatcagagcacaagttacatgacttggggcagctgggaaattgacaatatgtctagccccatgtcagatttcaaaattgaatatcaaaaaaatctgtttgctcttttgagaaatggatttcagtgcagaattctgctggagcagaactattaactgattaattttgaaaaaatttatattacccatgacagtatccctttaaataaaacactacTTGTTCACGAGAatatggagtgcgggtccttccattatattatatgaagAATCTTCCGAATTTGTTTTgaatccggtaagagtgcaggCACTGGACAcaaagtatatacatatatattagttTAGCTGATATTGGCCAAACTGTACAACCAAAGATAAAATCCCAGCTTAAacattattaagctttttattcagcatctctccagtttgcaatttcagccaattggttgctagggtctacattACTCTAGCATCCCtgtattgattggaataagagactggactaggAGTTgtcctcaatagaaagatgagtaatataaagtagcaatgaTATATTagtagcaggcctggactggcaatctgtgggttctggcaaatgccagagggcatttagtgggctggtggggtctgtttgggcttctgtgtgggctgattgggcctctgtgtacctgaaatgccagggcctatttggattCTCAGTCCCGGCCTGATTAGTAGCGTttaagagcatttgtttatttacatggggtcagtgacccccattcgaaagctggaaaaagtgagagagaaaagcaaatcataaaaaaaaaaaaaatggtaaaactaATGAAGACGAatgtaaaagttgcttacaattgaccACTGATAATTAAACGAAGGTGAATCATCTCTTTACTGTGTTAGGTCAATATAACAATGAATAGTAATATAACAAGGGCTTGTTTGTCCTGCACGATTGGAACGTTCTGAAACCCCATGTCCTGCCCTCGGGGAATCTCCAACGCTCTAGGGAACATAagaggctgctgctgctggtcaTGCTCCGTGTGACCCAGTAACCGTGGAAATGTCCTGTCACTCACAGTCCGCAGTGCACGCGCCTCATGCACAACGAAGGAGCGCGCTCGCATTACTGAAGCTACCGGAACGCGCACGTCAGCTGCAATTGACAGTTGCGGGCTGTACAACAGGTACTGTCCATCCTTGTTAGCTGGAGATGGCGCTGCACATTTTGTTGCTGCAGATCTGTGTGGGGCTGGTGGCGCTGCCGGTGCATCTCTTGGCGTTTCTGGGGCTGTGGGACAGGATAGCCAAGAAGGTGCTGCCATACCTATTGGAACGCATCGCTAAGGAATACAACAGGAAAATGGGAGACGAGAAGAGGAAACTGTTCAGCAACATGAGTGACTTCGCCGGTGCCTCTGGGAAACTCGCCATCCTGGACCTGGGCTGCGGCACGGGGGCCAATTTCCAGTACTATCCGCCGGGCAGCAAAGTCACGTGTGTGGACCCCAACCCCAACTTTCAGTCGTTCCTGGCCAGGAGTTTGGCCGAGAGTCAGCACGTCCATTTCCAGCGCTTTGTAGTGGCGCCCGGGGAGAATATGTCGCCTGCTGTGAGGGACGACTCCATGGATGTGGTGGTCTGTACTCTGGTCCTGTGCTCAGTCAGGGAGGTGGAGGCGGTGCTCGCCGAGGTGCTGCGGGTTCTCAGACCTGTGAGTTGTTCACACACTGATATTTTTGTTATCAGGGTCATGGAACTTAGGCATCAGAGGGGGGATATGTACATGAGACATATTGTTTAATCATATTGATAGATTTACAGCAAGTGCTGATCTGCAACTCTGAGTATACTCGCCATTAAGTTGAGAGTTGCAGTTGAGCAACAGCTGAAAAGTTATAGTTTAATTCTTATATTTCCTTTTACTAAGCTTTGGGCCCTGCAATCCCAGGCTCCTCCTCTTCTCTAATGCCAGCCATGAATATAGtatgtgtatatcagtgtatgtGGCCCGGGGCCACCATCCCAGGGACCATGagctgtgggtagggttgccaccatttctggttaaaaaaaaataccagccttcctatattttaatgttttttccctataaataactttGGCATCAAgtaacatttttaccggccaggtggcaaccctagttgtggggCCCACTGAGCAGCAGCTGCATGAACTGGGAAAGTAGAAACATCCCTTGGGATCCAATAAGTCTGGAATTTTGGCAGGATCCCAGAATTTTTGACAGATTCAGACAAGAACTGGTCAAATGTTGGACGcaccattggtggcaggggagACTGCACAGTATACAGGTTTAGAATTTTGTCTGTACTGTTGGGAACTGTTATTGCTTTCCaaacactaagggcagagacacatgggaagattctGAGAGATTTATTCGCCCGCCGactaaacgcctcttcttcgggcaactaatctcccctaaaagccttcccgccagctagaatctaaattgcctgcgggatggcactcagatcgcccgaagtttcctcatgaggcaactccgggcaacttcagaaaacaaagcgttctgCGTGCTataccactggcgatttacattctagccggcggcaaggcagttcggggagattagtcgcccgaagactaATCAATTATTCTCCCGAAATAGCAGAAATagtgtctctgcctttaaggcctatttatcatgcgtGAGCTTATTTAATGCTCAAGAGGAGCGCATGGATACATTCTAatacaaacagaaatacaaaCAGAACCCTGTTTCAGGCACAACCTGTTCCCATGAGTTAATTTTCAAAGGGGTCGGGGGGTCTcatactcatacctcccaacttttgaaaattgtaaagagagacaaaaagcACCGTTGTGCTTagcgcagcaaaaaaaaaattccccctccTATTTTTGTCCACACCCCCCTACATagcatatccattttacaaaatttggcaggttaaggaaagtttgaacacatttctggtggTTTTTAGGTACATATTctgtgtgttattacagttttgctaatgaaggtgaacttttcctttaaaggagacattttgtgtaaaaaatgagaatgtactagtgcattatactcattaaGATTTAGAAGAATTGTGGTTAAAAAGtaatgtttcaggctgatttattgaatatttctgcaaaaaccctaataatcactcccttccacttcctgctccctgaattcccagcctgtgcaggggagctggcatctctcagctcactgcactgtaggacaggaaccaatcagcagctagcaggacctgatagagaactaaagcctgtctttgcttgtgtgaccgcagggctgtgattggctgtcccccttctactgtgcttctggcagggaccgttaggacacgcccacccctcatttaaaacacagacagggaccagagaacatctatagggagccccaataaaggggatatttttcaagataatatacatttttagcaccatatattactcataattgcctacaaaattttagtttttttatcctATATATCTGCTAGAATCGGTTCTCCCAAGAGAACTACTTATCTCactagttacaattgtatctttgtgcAGGTGCtgaatattctgggctctctgccaaaaagcctcttatttaattaagtttccgAATCTTTGAATCTTTTTTCTGGTGTCAGCGCAGGAGACCAAAGAGAAACTTTTtaggacattttaataaaaatccaggactgtgggctgagctgtcaaaatcaggactgtcccccgtgaaaaacaggacagtttggGGGTATGCTGTTTGGGGGTATGCTTATCGTTGTCTTCTAgaaaaatattgtgaaatgtaatttttaaaaatacatttaaccaATTAGAACCCAAGACTCCATTATAACTAAACAGCGAAGTGGGACAAAATAAGTTATAATTCCTCTACAGTTGATATGAATAATATTGGGCCCATTTAAATTCCCCTCTACTACAAGGATAAACCAGTCTGCAGAACCATTTATGCCCTTGTACCAATAAACAGTGCcttcatagaaataaaaacactctTTAATTTGCTTTCAAGGTGAAAGAACCCAAAATATGTGCCAGAATTTAGCTAAATTCTGTAAAGAAAATTTGGAAGGGTCCGGT
Proteins encoded in this region:
- the mettl7a.3.L gene encoding uncharacterized protein LOC496284 (The RefSeq protein has 1 substitution compared to this genomic sequence), whose translation is MALHILLLQICVGLVALPVHLLAFLGLWDRIAKKVLPYLLERIAKEYNRKMGDEKRKLFSNMSDFAGASGKLAILDLGCGTGANFQYYPPGSKVTCVDPNPNFQSFLARSLAESQHVDFQRFVVAPGENMSPAVRDDSMDVVVCTLVLCSVREVEAVLAEVLRVLRPGGAYYFLEHVRADPASWNYFFQRILDPTWKYIGDGCKLTKETWKYLESGKFSDVKLRHIQAPSKYSPVKPHIIGYAVK